One part of the Sphingobium yanoikuyae genome encodes these proteins:
- a CDS encoding SMP-30/gluconolactonase/LRE family protein, translating into MIDRRTLLAGMAALPLTQAFARAADLPAARIDRIDPALDRIIAPGAQVEILAQGYRWAEGPTWAAPIDALLFGDPPSNIVYRWTRKDGVSPFLSPSGLQTAIPKEIREAGLNGIAIDRDGHLVGADSGTRAIVRVNLKTKARTILADRYQGKRFNSPNDLTIAADGSIYFSDPPYGLTDGDTSSLREIGFNGLYRLTPDGMVTLIDGSHRRPNGVTLSPDGRTLYLALSDEKRPQVLAYSLGADGLPTGQRLFRDMASELAAGEPGLPDGIKTAPDGTVFATGPGGVHVCAPDGRLLGKIRTGKAIANCCIGEGGATLFLTSADRLAAVPMISSGA; encoded by the coding sequence ATGATCGATCGTCGCACCCTGCTGGCCGGAATGGCCGCCCTGCCGCTAACCCAAGCCTTCGCCCGCGCGGCCGACCTGCCCGCCGCGCGGATCGACCGGATCGACCCGGCGCTGGACCGCATCATCGCGCCCGGCGCGCAGGTGGAGATATTGGCGCAGGGCTATCGCTGGGCCGAGGGGCCGACCTGGGCCGCGCCGATCGACGCGCTGCTGTTCGGCGATCCGCCCTCCAACATCGTCTATCGTTGGACCCGCAAGGATGGCGTCTCGCCCTTCCTCTCGCCCTCGGGCCTGCAGACCGCGATCCCCAAGGAGATACGCGAAGCCGGCCTCAACGGCATCGCGATCGACAGGGACGGCCATCTGGTCGGCGCCGACAGCGGCACGCGCGCGATCGTGCGCGTGAACCTCAAGACAAAGGCGCGGACCATCCTCGCCGACCGCTATCAGGGCAAGCGCTTCAACAGCCCCAACGACCTGACCATCGCGGCCGATGGCAGCATCTATTTTAGCGACCCGCCCTATGGCCTGACCGATGGCGACACGTCATCGCTGCGGGAAATCGGCTTCAACGGCCTCTACCGGCTGACGCCCGACGGCATGGTGACGCTGATCGACGGCAGCCATCGCCGGCCCAATGGCGTGACCCTCTCGCCCGATGGCCGCACGCTGTATCTGGCGCTGTCGGACGAGAAGCGGCCGCAGGTGCTGGCCTACAGCCTGGGCGCGGACGGCCTGCCGACCGGCCAGCGCCTGTTCCGCGACATGGCCAGCGAACTGGCCGCGGGCGAGCCGGGCCTGCCCGACGGGATCAAGACCGCGCCCGACGGTACGGTCTTTGCCACCGGCCCCGGCGGCGTCCATGTCTGCGCGCCGGACGGCAGGCTGCTCGGCAAGATCCGCACCGGCAAGGCGATCGCCAATTGCTGCATCGGCGAGGGCGGCGCGACCCTGTTCCTGACATCGGCCGACCGGCTGGCGGCGGTGCCGATGATATCCAGTGGCGCCTAG
- a CDS encoding Gfo/Idh/MocA family protein, with translation MDRSRRELMGGIGAGLVLAGMGSTAACAAPQRKLGYAIVGLGYYATQQIMPNFAGCEHAKLVALVSGTPAKLAQYGDQYGIPKTHRYSYAEFDRIRDNPDIDIVYIVLPNSLHAEYSIRAAQAGKHVMCEKPMAVSVAECQAMIAACAKAGRKLMIGYRSRFEPYNRLAIELARGGHVGPTRIITAEHGFPIKPNQWRLDRPLSGGGSMMDIGIYSLNAARYLTGEEPVEVSAIASTDRSDPRFATVEDRIDFMLRFPSGIIANCVSSYSSAHNGYRVIGTQGWIDMEPATQYSGQTMMIRKDGVTAPRSLPAPAKNQFAAQLDHLPECIANGTAPIVAGEEGLADLRVIEAIYRSAAEHRSVSLTA, from the coding sequence ATGGATCGATCGCGACGGGAGTTGATGGGGGGCATCGGCGCCGGGCTGGTGCTGGCCGGCATGGGCAGCACGGCCGCCTGCGCCGCGCCACAGCGCAAGCTGGGCTATGCCATTGTCGGCCTGGGCTATTATGCCACGCAGCAGATCATGCCCAATTTCGCCGGCTGCGAGCATGCGAAGCTGGTCGCGCTGGTCAGTGGCACCCCGGCCAAGCTGGCGCAATATGGCGACCAATATGGCATCCCGAAGACGCATCGCTACAGCTATGCCGAGTTCGACCGCATCCGCGACAATCCCGATATCGACATCGTCTATATCGTCCTGCCCAACAGCCTCCATGCAGAATATAGCATCCGCGCGGCGCAGGCGGGCAAGCATGTGATGTGCGAGAAGCCGATGGCGGTGTCGGTGGCCGAATGCCAGGCGATGATCGCCGCCTGCGCCAAGGCCGGCCGCAAGCTGATGATTGGCTATCGCTCGCGCTTCGAGCCTTACAACAGACTCGCGATCGAGCTGGCGCGCGGCGGCCATGTCGGGCCGACGCGGATCATCACCGCCGAACATGGCTTCCCGATCAAGCCGAACCAGTGGCGGCTCGACCGTCCCCTGTCGGGCGGCGGATCGATGATGGACATCGGCATCTATAGCCTGAACGCCGCGCGCTACCTGACCGGCGAGGAGCCGGTGGAGGTGAGCGCCATCGCCAGCACCGACCGCAGCGATCCGCGCTTTGCCACCGTCGAGGACCGGATCGACTTCATGCTGCGCTTCCCGTCGGGCATCATCGCCAATTGCGTGTCGAGCTACAGCTCGGCCCATAATGGCTATCGGGTGATCGGCACCCAGGGCTGGATCGATATGGAACCCGCGACCCAATATAGCGGCCAGACGATGATGATCCGCAAGGATGGCGTGACCGCGCCGCGCAGCCTGCCGGCGCCGGCGAAGAACCAGTTTGCCGCCCAGCTCGACCATCTGCCCGAATGCATCGCGAACGGCACCGCGCCGATCGTCGCGGGCGAGGAGGGGCTGGCCGACCTGCGCGTGATCGAGGCGATCTATCGCTCGGCTGCGGAGCATCGTTCGGTTAGCCTGACCGCATGA
- a CDS encoding helix-turn-helix domain-containing protein has product MQDLHILDRQDQMVPEAPHLTPTQMKVMRCVHSGLLNKQIAYELGMAEATVKVHMTALMRKLNVRNRTQVAIAASHFGWMRPALSRAAD; this is encoded by the coding sequence ATGCAGGATCTGCATATTCTCGATCGCCAGGACCAGATGGTCCCCGAAGCCCCACATCTCACGCCGACCCAGATGAAGGTGATGCGCTGCGTCCATTCCGGCCTGCTCAACAAGCAGATCGCCTATGAGCTGGGCATGGCCGAGGCGACGGTGAAGGTCCATATGACCGCGCTGATGCGCAAGCTCAACGTCCGCAACCGCACCCAGGTCGCCATCGCCGCCAGCCATTTCGGCTGGATGCGCCCGGCGCTGAGCCGCGCCGCCGACTGA
- a CDS encoding GntT/GntP/DsdX family permease, with protein sequence MTPADYRLLIAAVIGIALSIALIIRGRLHPFVGLLCGAFTVGLIAGLPMEETAKAVEKGAGTILGGTGLVVALGLGLGAMLQLSDGAGGLARSALRISGVKGAPWASLFTAIVIGLPLFFETGLVLLLPIVASAAAALPAGQNGDTAKLKLMLPALSGLSVVHALVPPHPGPLLAVNALGANLGLTLLYGLIVGIPTAIIAGPVLARFTAPGVKLNPPLLDPVKVDVATPSVGRALAAVLLPVVLIAAGQAVALLPASVAPHFHWLGWVSDPVVALLIAVLVALPLLFGRRITDAKIQNAIWSEAMVPAGGIILAIGAGGALKQVLVTAGLSDLLVRFAAGGAISPILLAWGVSVCIRLATGSATVATITTAGVMQGLVAASGVEPEWMVLAIGAGSLFFSHVNDPGFWLVKSYLGTDMPGTFKTWSIMETVVAVVGLLLVLVASSIF encoded by the coding sequence ATGACCCCCGCCGACTATCGCCTGCTGATCGCCGCCGTCATCGGCATCGCCCTTTCCATCGCCCTCATCATCCGCGGCCGGCTCCATCCCTTTGTCGGCCTGCTCTGCGGCGCTTTCACCGTCGGCCTGATCGCCGGCCTGCCGATGGAGGAAACCGCCAAGGCGGTCGAAAAGGGCGCGGGCACCATATTGGGCGGCACCGGCCTGGTCGTGGCGCTGGGCCTGGGCCTCGGTGCGATGCTGCAATTGTCGGACGGCGCCGGCGGCCTTGCCCGCTCGGCGCTGCGCATCTCCGGCGTGAAGGGCGCGCCCTGGGCCAGCCTGTTCACCGCCATCGTCATCGGCCTGCCGCTCTTCTTTGAGACGGGCCTCGTCCTGCTGCTGCCGATCGTCGCCTCCGCCGCCGCCGCGCTGCCCGCCGGGCAGAATGGCGATACGGCCAAGCTCAAGCTGATGCTGCCTGCACTGTCGGGCCTGTCGGTCGTCCATGCGCTGGTACCGCCGCATCCCGGCCCGCTGCTCGCGGTCAATGCGCTCGGCGCCAATCTCGGCCTCACCCTTCTCTATGGCCTGATCGTCGGCATCCCGACCGCGATCATCGCCGGCCCCGTGCTGGCCCGCTTCACCGCCCCCGGCGTGAAATTGAACCCGCCGCTGCTCGATCCGGTCAAGGTCGATGTCGCCACCCCCTCGGTCGGTCGTGCGCTCGCGGCCGTGCTGCTGCCGGTGGTGCTGATCGCCGCGGGACAGGCGGTGGCGCTGCTGCCGGCGTCGGTCGCGCCGCATTTCCACTGGCTTGGCTGGGTCAGCGATCCGGTCGTCGCGCTGCTGATCGCGGTGCTGGTGGCGCTGCCCTTGCTGTTCGGCCGCCGCATCACCGACGCAAAGATCCAGAACGCGATCTGGTCCGAAGCGATGGTCCCCGCCGGCGGGATCATCCTGGCGATCGGCGCGGGCGGCGCGCTCAAGCAGGTGCTGGTGACGGCCGGGCTTTCCGACCTGTTGGTCCGCTTTGCCGCTGGCGGCGCGATCTCGCCGATCCTGCTCGCCTGGGGCGTGTCGGTATGCATCCGCCTCGCCACCGGCTCGGCCACCGTCGCCACCATCACCACCGCCGGCGTGATGCAGGGCCTCGTCGCCGCATCGGGCGTGGAGCCCGAATGGATGGTGCTGGCGATCGGCGCGGGCTCGCTCTTCTTCTCCCACGTCAATGATCCCGGCTTCTGGCTGGTCAAATCCTATCTCGGCACCGACATGCCGGGCACGTTCAAGACCTGGTCGATCATGGAAACCGTGGTCGCGGTCGTCGGCCTGCTGCTGGTGCTCGTCGCCAGCAGCATCTTCTGA
- a CDS encoding FadR/GntR family transcriptional regulator: protein MNQARLSDHAYAGIVEIINDQDLAVGDRLPSEAALAERFGVSRAIVREALVRLASDGITEARRGAGSFVKSRPSQRLAAFMPATELPATLGSYEVRFVLEAEAARLAATRRSPLEMAHVEEGMEMLRTALLSSEPAHAEDMELHRRIAEATGNPAFLIAFDALHADVDKVMRAGVDISRSRPPEVIATMLREHEQIVAAIRAQDAEGAALAMRWHLWEGRRRLMP, encoded by the coding sequence ATGAACCAGGCTCGATTGTCCGACCATGCCTATGCCGGCATCGTCGAGATCATCAACGACCAGGATCTGGCGGTCGGCGATCGCCTGCCGTCGGAGGCCGCGCTGGCGGAGCGGTTCGGCGTCTCCCGCGCGATCGTGCGCGAGGCGCTGGTCCGCCTCGCCTCGGACGGCATTACCGAGGCGCGCCGGGGTGCCGGCTCCTTCGTGAAAAGCCGCCCGTCGCAGCGCCTCGCCGCCTTCATGCCGGCGACCGAACTGCCCGCGACGCTCGGCAGTTACGAGGTCCGCTTCGTGCTGGAGGCGGAGGCCGCGCGCCTCGCCGCCACCCGCCGCAGCCCGCTCGAAATGGCGCATGTCGAGGAAGGGATGGAGATGCTGCGCACCGCCCTGCTGTCGAGCGAGCCGGCCCATGCCGAGGATATGGAACTGCACCGCCGCATTGCCGAGGCGACCGGCAATCCGGCCTTCCTGATCGCCTTCGACGCGCTCCATGCCGATGTCGACAAGGTGATGCGCGCCGGCGTCGACATCAGCCGATCGCGCCCGCCCGAAGTGATCGCGACCATGCTGCGCGAACATGAACAGATCGTCGCCGCCATCCGCGCCCAGGACGCCGAAGGCGCGGCGCTGGCGATGCGCTGGCATTTGTGGGAAGGCCGCCGCCGGCTGATGCCGTGA
- a CDS encoding diacylglycerol/lipid kinase family protein, with the protein METKTLPRQAILVVNAHSRRGQDNFNQAREKLEAADVELIAAHAVDDPEQMAATVRQAVESGAPMVIVGGGDGSMSGTVDELVGKDCVFGVLPLGTANSFARTLGLPLDLDGAVRAIATGQRRRVDLGMIDRDYFVNAASLGLSPMIGQTVPHKLKRYLGRIGYLIWAVKCSVGFRAFRLTIDDGVKERRLWSTEVRILNGPYHGGVELSDHAAVDTGEIVIQAVVGRSKPRLAWDWYAKFFKLRDRNAHTEEFHGRQFKLACHPPQKISIDGEVLAKTPVTVKIAPGAVDVAVPQD; encoded by the coding sequence ATGGAAACGAAAACGCTCCCCCGGCAGGCGATCCTCGTCGTCAACGCCCATAGCCGACGCGGCCAGGACAATTTCAATCAGGCAAGGGAAAAACTCGAAGCCGCCGACGTCGAGCTGATCGCTGCCCATGCGGTCGATGACCCCGAACAGATGGCCGCCACCGTCCGCCAGGCGGTGGAAAGCGGCGCGCCGATGGTCATCGTCGGCGGCGGCGATGGCTCCATGTCGGGCACGGTCGACGAATTGGTCGGCAAGGATTGCGTGTTTGGCGTACTGCCGCTCGGCACCGCCAACAGCTTCGCCCGCACATTGGGCCTGCCGCTCGACCTCGACGGCGCGGTCCGCGCCATCGCCACCGGCCAGCGCCGCCGCGTGGACCTCGGCATGATCGATCGCGACTATTTCGTGAATGCCGCCTCATTGGGCCTGTCGCCGATGATCGGCCAGACCGTGCCGCACAAGCTCAAACGCTATCTCGGCCGCATCGGCTATCTCATCTGGGCGGTCAAATGCTCGGTCGGCTTCCGCGCCTTCCGCCTGACGATCGACGATGGAGTGAAGGAACGGCGCCTGTGGTCGACCGAGGTGCGCATCCTCAACGGCCCCTATCATGGCGGGGTCGAGTTGTCGGACCATGCCGCCGTCGATACCGGCGAGATCGTGATCCAGGCCGTCGTCGGCCGCTCCAAGCCGCGCCTCGCCTGGGACTGGTATGCCAAATTCTTCAAGCTGCGCGACCGCAACGCCCATACCGAGGAATTTCACGGCCGCCAGTTCAAGCTCGCCTGCCACCCGCCACAGAAAATATCGATCGACGGCGAAGTGCTGGCAAAAACCCCCGTCACGGTAAAGATCGCCCCCGGCGCGGTCGATGTGGCGGTGCCGCAGGACTAG
- a CDS encoding metallophosphoesterase family protein encodes MARIAHLSDIHFGAHDPRIVDAATAWLEERRPDLVVISGDLTQRARVEQFRAAAAWLNRLRAAGLKILVIPGNHDVPLFDVVRRFARPLARYKRYISRDLCPFYEDDEVAILGLNTARSLTIKDGRINHDQMDRLRESFAQVAPAKTRILVTHHPLFAMPIGRGGELSEAVGRHEDAVQAACEAGVHVALAGHFHRTYAEAAQKMVAHSGGALVIQAGTATSTRLRNAEPQSFNWLHVRRNNAIELQVIVWDGNAFRRASHVDYVREGEAWTGRDVIDPPTVGSLAVLQGTG; translated from the coding sequence ATGGCCCGTATCGCCCATCTGTCCGACATTCATTTCGGCGCGCATGATCCGCGCATCGTCGACGCCGCCACCGCCTGGCTGGAGGAGCGCCGGCCCGACCTGGTCGTCATCAGCGGCGACCTGACCCAGCGGGCGCGGGTGGAGCAGTTCAGGGCGGCGGCGGCCTGGCTTAATCGCCTGCGCGCGGCGGGGCTGAAGATATTGGTGATCCCCGGCAATCATGACGTGCCGCTGTTCGACGTGGTGCGACGCTTCGCCCGGCCGCTGGCGCGCTACAAGCGCTATATCAGCCGCGATCTCTGTCCCTTTTACGAGGATGACGAGGTCGCGATACTGGGCCTCAACACCGCCCGGTCGCTGACGATCAAGGACGGGCGGATCAACCATGACCAGATGGACCGGCTGCGCGAGAGTTTCGCGCAGGTCGCGCCGGCCAAGACCCGCATCCTGGTGACCCATCATCCGTTGTTCGCCATGCCGATCGGCCGGGGCGGAGAATTGAGCGAGGCGGTGGGGCGGCATGAGGATGCGGTGCAGGCGGCGTGCGAGGCGGGGGTGCATGTTGCGCTGGCCGGGCATTTCCACCGCACCTATGCGGAGGCCGCGCAGAAAATGGTGGCGCATAGCGGCGGCGCGCTGGTGATCCAGGCGGGGACGGCGACATCGACCCGGCTGCGCAATGCCGAGCCGCAAAGCTTCAACTGGCTGCATGTCCGGCGCAACAATGCGATCGAGCTGCAGGTGATCGTCTGGGACGGCAACGCGTTTCGTCGGGCCAGCCATGTCGATTATGTGCGGGAAGGCGAGGCATGGACGGGACGGGATGTTATCGATCCGCCGACGGTTGGCAGCCTGGCTGTGCTACAAGGGACAGGCTGA
- a CDS encoding diguanylate cyclase, translating to MVLLAGLLLDGSAQMRGSLGWVTHSSQVLKTANRTLGHLQEAESGQRGYVLTRNPEFAETVAAEIAAAKHDAAALVKLTADNPPQNERAQQVRALVTERAASLEKSAAMTRAGDFAGAQASTATGRGRYLMLMVEARVGDLLAEERSLSVERMGAVERRLNYIRWLVLLGTPLTVAIIVIMGVALIRGIRRPVEAMMTVMGKLGAGDRSARIDVEMRSSEFERLAGGYNEMARELEAAVADQVDSEGRLKIANQELSANAQVLRERGEVIELLGGMAHRMQAARTDEELASIIRVFVPRVLPDIPGALYAHNNSRNLLVPIAAWGGLEVEQAGFAPDQCWALRRGQSHYVTEQGSDIVCAHVGAEADHYHCEPLLAGGEVIGVLYLRGVVGAENRFRLTVLTENIASALVNHRLQRGLREQTIRDPLTSLFNRRYMEETLALEIARATRTGSPLSLVMCDVDHFKRFNDEFGHEAGDAVLQAVATEMRSRFRDGDVVCRFGGEEFTIIAPGTSAVVLADRVEIVRQAISELMVNQGGRTLGSTTMSFGVATWEESMERDGSTLIKAADAALYRAKREGRNRVVLDARAEALSA from the coding sequence ATGGTGCTGCTCGCCGGGCTGCTGCTCGATGGGTCGGCGCAGATGCGCGGCAGCCTGGGCTGGGTGACCCATTCCTCGCAGGTGCTCAAGACCGCGAACCGGACGCTGGGCCATCTGCAGGAAGCGGAGTCGGGACAGCGCGGCTATGTGCTGACCCGCAATCCCGAATTTGCCGAGACCGTTGCCGCCGAAATCGCCGCCGCCAAGCATGATGCGGCCGCGCTGGTCAAGCTGACGGCCGACAATCCGCCGCAGAATGAACGGGCGCAGCAGGTGCGTGCGCTGGTGACGGAACGGGCCGCGAGCCTGGAGAAGTCGGCGGCCATGACCCGCGCGGGCGACTTTGCCGGGGCGCAGGCGTCGACCGCGACCGGACGCGGCCGTTATCTGATGTTGATGGTCGAGGCGCGTGTCGGCGACCTGCTGGCCGAGGAGCGTTCGCTGTCGGTCGAGCGCATGGGCGCGGTGGAACGGCGGCTCAACTATATTCGCTGGCTGGTGCTGCTGGGCACGCCGCTGACGGTGGCGATCATCGTCATCATGGGCGTTGCGCTGATCCGCGGCATCCGCCGTCCGGTCGAGGCTATGATGACGGTGATGGGCAAGCTGGGCGCGGGCGATCGCAGCGCGCGCATCGATGTCGAGATGCGGTCGAGCGAGTTTGAGCGGCTGGCCGGCGGCTATAATGAAATGGCGCGCGAGTTGGAGGCGGCGGTCGCCGACCAGGTGGACAGCGAGGGGCGGTTGAAGATCGCCAACCAGGAACTGAGCGCCAATGCGCAGGTGCTGCGCGAACGGGGCGAGGTGATCGAACTGCTGGGCGGCATGGCCCACCGGATGCAGGCGGCCCGCACCGACGAGGAACTGGCGTCGATCATCCGGGTGTTCGTGCCGCGCGTGCTGCCCGATATTCCCGGCGCCCTCTATGCCCATAATAATTCCCGCAACCTGCTGGTGCCGATCGCGGCCTGGGGTGGGCTGGAGGTCGAGCAGGCGGGTTTTGCGCCCGACCAGTGCTGGGCGCTGCGGCGCGGACAGAGCCATTATGTGACCGAGCAGGGATCGGACATCGTCTGTGCCCATGTCGGTGCCGAGGCGGACCATTATCATTGCGAGCCGCTGCTGGCCGGGGGCGAGGTGATCGGCGTGCTGTATCTGCGCGGCGTAGTGGGGGCCGAGAACCGGTTCCGCCTGACCGTGCTGACCGAGAATATCGCGTCGGCCCTGGTCAACCATCGCCTGCAGCGCGGCCTGCGCGAACAGACGATCCGCGATCCGCTGACCAGCCTGTTCAACCGCCGCTACATGGAAGAGACGCTGGCGCTGGAGATCGCGCGGGCGACGCGCACCGGCAGCCCGCTGAGCCTGGTGATGTGCGACGTCGACCATTTCAAGCGCTTCAACGACGAGTTCGGCCATGAGGCGGGCGACGCGGTGTTGCAGGCGGTCGCGACGGAAATGCGCAGCCGCTTCCGCGACGGCGACGTCGTTTGCCGCTTTGGCGGCGAGGAGTTCACCATCATCGCGCCGGGCACGTCGGCCGTGGTGCTGGCCGATCGGGTGGAGATCGTCCGCCAGGCGATCAGCGAGTTGATGGTCAATCAGGGTGGCCGCACGCTGGGGTCGACGACCATGTCCTTCGGCGTCGCCACTTGGGAAGAGAGCATGGAGCGCGACGGCTCGACGCTGATCAAGGCGGCCGATGCCGCGCTCTATCGCGCCAAGCGCGAGGGGCGGAATCGGGTGGTGCTGGACGCGCGTGCGGAAGCGCTGTCAGCCTGA
- a CDS encoding LysR family transcriptional regulator: protein MIDIRQLRYFVAVAETLHFGRAAERLHVTQPPLSRQVAALEQELGVRLIERHSRRAVLTPAGARFLEDARQIIAALDRACRDARAWQSGDLGELTIGFMMHAAYSSVPLLTRRFATAHPDVTLHLRETLPMMLADGVMEGRFDAAIGFDPGTRRGLATSPLYREPLAAVVPSDHHLASASALTPDQLAGERFILSPADVTPTLRRAILGWLAAPPAILLETQLQQTIVSLVGEGLGVAIVPESLRRLAMTSVRFVPLIDAPMVEQLLMVRPDARNPALTHLRAIADSLQPA, encoded by the coding sequence ATGATCGATATTCGCCAGCTCCGCTATTTCGTCGCCGTCGCCGAAACGCTGCATTTTGGCCGCGCGGCCGAACGGCTGCACGTCACCCAGCCACCGCTCAGTCGTCAGGTCGCTGCACTGGAACAGGAACTGGGCGTCCGCCTGATCGAGCGCCATTCCCGCCGCGCCGTGCTGACCCCGGCCGGCGCCCGCTTCCTGGAGGATGCCCGGCAGATCATCGCCGCGCTCGACCGCGCCTGTCGCGATGCGCGCGCCTGGCAGTCCGGCGACCTTGGCGAACTGACGATCGGTTTCATGATGCATGCCGCCTATAGCAGCGTGCCTCTGCTCACCCGCCGCTTTGCCACCGCCCATCCCGACGTGACGCTGCACCTGCGCGAAACACTGCCGATGATGCTTGCCGACGGCGTGATGGAGGGGCGCTTCGACGCTGCCATCGGTTTCGATCCCGGCACCCGGCGCGGCCTTGCCACCAGCCCGCTCTATCGCGAGCCGCTCGCCGCCGTCGTCCCGTCGGACCATCATCTCGCCAGCGCCAGCGCCCTCACCCCCGACCAGTTGGCCGGCGAACGCTTCATCCTCTCGCCCGCGGATGTGACGCCCACGCTGCGCCGCGCGATCCTGGGCTGGCTGGCCGCGCCGCCCGCCATATTGCTCGAAACCCAGTTGCAGCAGACGATCGTCAGCCTGGTCGGCGAAGGGCTGGGCGTCGCGATCGTGCCGGAATCGCTGCGGCGGCTCGCCATGACCAGTGTGCGCTTCGTGCCGCTGATCGACGCGCCGATGGTCGAGCAACTGTTGATGGTCCGCCCCGACGCCCGCAATCCGGCGCTCACCCATCTGCGCGCGATCGCCGACAGCCTCCAGCCCGCATGA
- a CDS encoding AEC family transporter, whose amino-acid sequence MLSVLLIVLPIFALIGAGWIARRSGVLGPHATGEINRFVVWLALPALLFDIVAKARWSDIWQPGFIAVFGIGAGLSFAATLLLQRRGGRHLADATVDGLNAGYANTGFIGFPLAATILGPASLAPTLVATIITVCLLFAVALILIEIGMQSERRPGHMMAKVARSLATNPLLVAPLVGGLFLAFAIPLPAPLDKFLSLLGGAASPCALVALGLFIAEKREGAPLPAGAVGFLVGMKLLAQPLLTGALALVFRLPPALAATAVLMAALPTGTGPFMVAEFYGREAGITARVVLVSTIASLVTITLYLSLR is encoded by the coding sequence ATGTTGTCCGTGCTGCTGATCGTCCTGCCCATCTTCGCGCTGATCGGGGCGGGATGGATCGCCCGCAGGAGCGGCGTGCTGGGGCCGCATGCGACCGGGGAGATCAACCGCTTCGTGGTGTGGCTGGCGCTGCCGGCGCTGCTGTTCGACATCGTTGCCAAGGCGCGGTGGAGCGATATCTGGCAGCCCGGCTTCATCGCCGTCTTCGGCATCGGCGCGGGGCTGAGCTTTGCCGCGACGCTATTGCTGCAGCGACGCGGCGGGCGGCATCTGGCGGATGCGACGGTCGATGGGCTCAACGCCGGCTATGCCAATACCGGCTTCATCGGCTTTCCGCTGGCAGCGACGATATTGGGGCCGGCATCGCTGGCGCCGACTTTGGTGGCGACCATCATTACCGTCTGCCTGCTGTTTGCGGTGGCGTTGATCCTGATCGAGATCGGGATGCAGAGCGAGCGGCGGCCGGGGCACATGATGGCCAAGGTCGCACGGTCGCTGGCGACCAATCCGCTGCTGGTCGCGCCGCTGGTCGGTGGGCTGTTCCTGGCCTTTGCCATTCCGCTGCCGGCGCCGCTGGACAAGTTCCTGTCGCTGCTGGGCGGTGCGGCATCGCCCTGTGCGCTGGTCGCGCTGGGCCTGTTCATCGCCGAGAAGCGGGAGGGCGCGCCGCTGCCGGCGGGAGCGGTTGGCTTTCTGGTGGGCATGAAGCTGCTGGCGCAGCCGCTGCTGACCGGGGCGCTGGCGCTGGTCTTCCGCCTGCCGCCGGCGCTGGCGGCGACGGCGGTGCTGATGGCGGCGCTGCCGACCGGCACCGGTCCGTTCATGGTCGCCGAATTCTATGGCCGGGAAGCGGGTATTACCGCGCGGGTGGTGCTGGTCTCCACCATCGCCTCGCTGGTGACCATTACCCTCTATCTGAGCCTGCGCTGA